The following coding sequences are from one Prosthecobacter vanneervenii window:
- a CDS encoding DUF7133 domain-containing protein, with amino-acid sequence MHLRLLTSLLFASAAAFAQTKPTYTFPIKALSPEEELKTIELPNGYSLELVLSDPLIKEPTAIAFDGNGKMYVVEMRTYMQDIDGTDELTPKSRISLHESTKGDGVFDKHSVYLDNVLLPRMVLPLDDRVLVGITDTNDLTLHRDANGDGVADEKALWYVGGPRGGNMEHQPSGLVWGLDNWIYTTYNGYRLRWNGADAPLKENTAPNGGQWGLAQDDYGKMWWSNAGGEKGLWNYQAPILYAAINVPQQKSEKFDTVWPIVALGDFQGGPGRFHAPDDLRLNHFTGCAGQTIYRGDRLPKELYGNAFLPEPVGRLIRRSIVEMKDGITTVTNPYEEQMSEFIRSSDPNFRPLNMTTGPDGCLYIVDAYRGIIQEGNWVKPGSFLRGAIEPTGMQHVIGHGRVWRLVFKDFKPGPQPKMIGETPAQLVAHLMHPNGFWRDTAQRMLVVKNDKSVVPALIEMASKHENHLARLHALWTLEGLDAITPEIVRTAMKDKHPQLRASGIRVAETLLKKGDTALIADIKAMRTDKDPTVVLQTLYTSRLLNWPSWKLEAQTLLMTSPSLGVKEIGAQLLVEAPKISGSFSKDEKKQLERGQEIYRSLCFACHGFDGAGMPIAGREGATLAPPLAGSKTAVQGDAIVRVMMNGLTGPINGKTYEAQMVPMSSNNDQWIADVTSYIRKAFGNNGKLVQKKEVEKLRKELSKRTTAWTIEELQALYPQPLKNRSAWKLTASHGEKEAGKAIDGDITSRWDTHKPQSPDMWLQIELPEATDISGLVLDTGKSHNDYPRQYKIELTLNGTEWEKPVLQAKGEAGSVEYLFPNPTKAKAIRISQTGEAKGTYWSIHELEVLGVVKKP; translated from the coding sequence ATGCACCTCCGTCTTCTCACCAGCCTCCTCTTCGCCAGCGCCGCCGCGTTTGCGCAGACCAAGCCGACCTACACTTTTCCCATCAAGGCGCTGAGCCCTGAGGAGGAGCTGAAAACGATCGAACTGCCAAATGGCTATTCTCTTGAGCTGGTGCTCAGCGATCCGCTGATCAAGGAGCCGACGGCCATCGCCTTTGATGGCAACGGCAAGATGTACGTGGTGGAAATGCGCACGTACATGCAGGACATCGACGGCACGGACGAGTTGACGCCAAAGAGCCGCATCTCCCTGCATGAATCCACGAAAGGCGACGGCGTGTTTGACAAGCACAGCGTCTATCTGGACAACGTGCTGCTGCCCCGCATGGTGCTGCCGCTGGATGACCGCGTGCTGGTGGGGATCACGGACACAAACGACCTCACGCTGCACCGCGATGCGAATGGCGACGGCGTGGCGGATGAAAAAGCACTCTGGTATGTGGGCGGGCCACGCGGCGGCAACATGGAGCATCAGCCCAGCGGCCTGGTGTGGGGTCTGGACAACTGGATCTACACCACCTACAACGGCTACCGCCTGCGCTGGAACGGCGCGGATGCTCCGCTGAAGGAAAACACCGCCCCCAATGGCGGCCAGTGGGGCCTGGCGCAGGATGACTACGGCAAGATGTGGTGGAGCAATGCCGGTGGTGAAAAGGGCCTGTGGAACTACCAGGCGCCGATTCTCTATGCCGCCATCAACGTGCCGCAGCAGAAGAGCGAGAAGTTTGACACCGTGTGGCCCATCGTGGCGCTCGGAGATTTCCAGGGCGGCCCCGGACGCTTCCATGCACCAGACGACCTGCGCCTGAACCACTTCACTGGCTGCGCCGGACAGACGATCTATCGTGGCGACCGCCTGCCAAAGGAGCTTTATGGCAATGCCTTCCTGCCTGAGCCGGTAGGCCGCCTGATCCGCCGCTCGATTGTGGAGATGAAAGACGGCATCACCACGGTGACGAATCCGTATGAGGAGCAGATGAGCGAGTTCATCCGCAGCAGCGACCCGAACTTCCGCCCGCTGAACATGACCACCGGACCGGATGGCTGTCTCTACATCGTGGATGCCTATCGTGGCATCATTCAGGAGGGCAACTGGGTCAAGCCGGGCAGCTTCCTGCGCGGAGCCATCGAGCCCACCGGCATGCAGCACGTCATCGGCCACGGCCGCGTGTGGCGTCTGGTGTTCAAAGATTTCAAACCCGGCCCGCAGCCGAAGATGATCGGTGAAACGCCCGCGCAGCTGGTGGCGCATCTCATGCACCCCAACGGCTTCTGGCGCGACACCGCGCAGCGCATGCTGGTGGTGAAGAACGACAAGTCCGTGGTGCCTGCGCTCATTGAGATGGCCTCGAAGCATGAGAACCACCTGGCCCGCCTGCATGCGCTGTGGACGCTGGAAGGGCTGGACGCCATCACACCAGAAATCGTCCGCACGGCGATGAAGGATAAGCACCCTCAGCTCCGCGCCAGCGGCATCCGCGTGGCGGAGACACTGCTGAAGAAAGGTGACACCGCACTGATCGCGGACATCAAGGCGATGCGCACCGACAAAGATCCGACCGTGGTGCTGCAGACGCTCTACACCAGCCGACTTTTGAACTGGCCCAGCTGGAAGCTCGAAGCGCAGACGCTGCTCATGACATCGCCGAGCCTCGGCGTGAAGGAGATCGGTGCGCAGCTTCTCGTAGAAGCGCCGAAAATCAGCGGCAGCTTCAGCAAGGATGAGAAGAAGCAGCTGGAGCGCGGCCAGGAGATCTACCGCTCGCTGTGCTTTGCCTGCCATGGCTTTGACGGCGCGGGCATGCCGATTGCAGGCCGTGAAGGCGCCACACTGGCCCCGCCGCTTGCCGGCTCCAAGACGGCGGTGCAGGGAGACGCCATCGTGCGCGTGATGATGAACGGCCTCACCGGACCCATCAACGGCAAGACCTACGAGGCGCAGATGGTACCGATGTCCAGCAACAACGACCAGTGGATCGCCGACGTGACGAGCTACATCCGCAAGGCCTTTGGCAACAACGGCAAGCTGGTGCAGAAGAAGGAAGTGGAAAAGCTGCGCAAGGAACTCTCCAAGCGCACCACGGCCTGGACCATCGAGGAGCTGCAGGCTCTGTATCCGCAGCCGCTGAAGAACCGCAGTGCCTGGAAGCTCACCGCCAGCCATGGCGAAAAGGAAGCTGGCAAAGCCATTGATGGAGACATCACCTCCCGCTGGGACACCCACAAGCCGCAGAGCCCAGACATGTGGCTCCAGATCGAGCTGCCCGAAGCCACCGACATCTCCGGCCTGGTACTCGACACCGGCAAATCTCACAACGACTACCCGCGCCAGTACAAGATCGAACTCACGCTGAACGGCACCGAATGGGAGAAGCCCGTCCTCCAGGCCAAAGGCGAAGCAGGTTCCGTGGAATACCTCTTCCCCAATCCGACCAAAGCCAAGGCGATCCGCATCTCACAGACCGGCGAAGCGAAAGGCACCTACTGGTCCATTCATGAGCTGGAGGTGTTGGGGGTGGTGAAGAAGCCTTAA
- a CDS encoding hybrid sensor histidine kinase/response regulator, translated as MNPKLRVLILEDNLADVELLIRELRRDFQLEWACADDAQNFLAALSTNPEIILSDYNMPTFDAPQALELLLQSGRDIPFIIVSGTVGEEQAVECMRRGAADYLLKDRLTRLGSSIKHTLEQSRLRQEQTRMQERLRQSEERFREMAENIQEVFWSADARLGSVLYVSSAYEVIWGRSRESLYTAPLSWMDSIHQDDRERVRLAQTSKQTAGKYDEIYRIIRPDGTMRWIRARAFPVRDATGVALRIVGVAQDITESKLTHDRLRQQASLLDKAKDAILVRDLQNRVIYWNEGATRLYGWTAKEAVGRLVMDLLYRSPAQLQAAMQNVMVHGEWAGELQHLTKDGKTVLVESHWTLVRDDDGRPIGIFSINTDITEKKRLEQQFLRAQRLENIGTLASGIAHDLNNVLSPILMSIDLLKMACQDERSQCMLSTIDASARRGADMVRQILSFARGSESQHTQIDLRQIIHDIGHLIRETFPKNIQSVAEVAEISRPVLGNQTQIHQVLLNLCVNARDAMPSGGRLSIATTEIMADEALVAKHGGKKSGPYVLIEVADTGTGMPPEVVEKIFDPFYTTKEIGKGTGLGLSTVLSIIKSHGGMLEVRSVQGMGTTFAIYLPLELVPAGGKAAESLEPAPHGKGELILVVDDEQAVRTITQQTLEVFGYRVLVAADGAQALALYLEHRDEVAAVITDLMMPVMSGETTVQLLRRINPEVKIIACSGVAKEGSIEHLQRLGINQVLSKPFTTPEILHALNQVLSAQAA; from the coding sequence ATGAATCCTAAACTTCGAGTCCTGATTCTGGAAGACAACCTCGCGGATGTCGAACTTTTGATCCGCGAGCTGCGTCGTGATTTTCAGCTTGAGTGGGCCTGTGCGGATGATGCACAAAATTTTTTAGCGGCACTTTCCACCAACCCTGAGATCATTCTCTCCGACTACAACATGCCAACTTTCGACGCTCCACAGGCGCTGGAACTGCTGTTGCAAAGCGGGAGAGACATTCCCTTCATCATTGTCTCCGGGACTGTGGGAGAAGAGCAGGCCGTGGAATGCATGCGCCGCGGAGCCGCCGACTATCTGCTGAAGGACCGTCTAACGCGCCTGGGATCATCCATCAAACATACACTGGAGCAGTCCCGCCTGCGGCAGGAGCAGACGCGCATGCAGGAGCGGCTGCGCCAGAGCGAGGAGCGCTTCCGGGAGATGGCAGAGAACATTCAGGAAGTTTTCTGGAGCGCCGATGCACGACTGGGCAGCGTGCTCTATGTCAGCTCCGCTTACGAGGTGATCTGGGGACGCTCACGCGAAAGCCTGTACACGGCCCCGCTCTCATGGATGGACTCCATTCATCAAGATGACCGTGAACGGGTGCGACTGGCCCAGACCTCCAAACAAACAGCCGGAAAGTATGATGAGATTTACCGTATCATACGCCCTGACGGCACCATGCGATGGATAAGGGCCCGTGCCTTTCCGGTGCGTGACGCAACGGGGGTGGCTCTGCGCATAGTTGGGGTGGCACAGGACATCACGGAAAGCAAACTGACCCATGACCGGCTGCGCCAGCAGGCCTCTCTGCTGGACAAGGCCAAGGACGCCATTCTGGTGCGCGACCTGCAGAACCGGGTGATCTACTGGAACGAAGGTGCCACACGCCTCTATGGATGGACAGCAAAGGAGGCTGTGGGCCGCCTGGTCATGGACCTGCTGTATCGCAGCCCGGCGCAGCTGCAGGCCGCCATGCAGAACGTGATGGTGCACGGCGAATGGGCAGGCGAACTGCAGCATCTGACCAAAGATGGAAAGACTGTTCTGGTGGAGTCCCACTGGACACTGGTGCGCGACGACGATGGCAGGCCTATCGGCATTTTCTCCATCAACACGGACATCACCGAAAAGAAGCGCCTGGAGCAGCAGTTTCTCCGTGCGCAGCGGCTGGAAAACATCGGCACACTGGCCAGCGGCATCGCCCATGACCTGAACAACGTGCTCTCCCCCATCCTGATGTCGATCGACCTCCTGAAAATGGCCTGCCAGGACGAGCGCTCGCAGTGCATGCTCTCGACCATCGACGCGAGCGCGCGGCGCGGTGCGGACATGGTGCGACAGATTCTCTCCTTTGCGCGCGGCTCAGAAAGCCAGCACACGCAGATCGACCTGCGCCAGATCATTCACGACATCGGGCACCTGATCCGCGAAACTTTCCCCAAGAACATTCAGAGCGTCGCCGAGGTGGCGGAAATATCGCGCCCGGTTCTGGGAAACCAGACACAGATTCATCAGGTGCTGCTGAACCTCTGCGTGAATGCGCGTGACGCCATGCCGTCCGGCGGGCGGCTGAGCATCGCCACGACGGAGATCATGGCGGACGAAGCCCTGGTGGCAAAGCATGGCGGGAAGAAGTCCGGACCGTATGTGCTGATCGAAGTGGCGGACACCGGCACGGGCATGCCACCGGAAGTGGTGGAGAAGATTTTTGACCCCTTCTATACGACCAAGGAAATCGGCAAAGGCACGGGTCTGGGACTTTCCACGGTGCTCTCGATCATCAAGAGCCATGGTGGGATGCTGGAGGTGCGCAGCGTGCAGGGGATGGGCACCACCTTTGCCATCTACCTGCCGCTGGAGCTTGTACCTGCAGGCGGCAAAGCGGCTGAGAGCCTGGAGCCTGCGCCGCATGGGAAGGGAGAGCTGATCCTGGTGGTGGATGACGAGCAGGCTGTGCGCACCATCACGCAGCAGACACTGGAGGTCTTTGGCTACCGGGTGCTGGTGGCAGCGGATGGGGCCCAGGCGCTGGCTCTATACCTGGAGCACAGGGACGAGGTGGCGGCAGTGATCACGGACCTGATGATGCCGGTGATGAGCGGAGAAACCACCGTGCAGTTGCTGCGCCGGATCAACCCCGAGGTCAAAATCATCGCCTGCAGTGGTGTCGCCAAAGAAGGTTCTATTGAGCATTTGCAAAGGCTGGGCATCAACCAGGTGCTGTCCAAGCCCTTCACCACGCCGGAAATACTCCATGCGCTGAACCAAGTGCTGAGTGCGCAAGCGGCGTGA
- a CDS encoding HlyD family secretion protein gives MKQLFLSLGVLVFILGLCGCEKPPSNVLQGYVEGEFVYVSAPLGGKLTKLNVQRGAQVKLGDVLFALEDVAETAVRDEAAQRLQQAKNTLEDAKKGKRPTEIASLEAQLKQAREASALAEIEFARQMELTKSGAVAVDSTDQARSANIQNHKRVEQLEADLKTANLGMRSDAVAALEAEVKAREATLAKAAWDLSQKQQSAPQAGVVNDTLYREGEMVAASRPVVSLLPPANIKVRTFVPQTRLAKLKVGDAVKVHLDGAAEALNAKVSFIAPQAEYTPPVIYSQENRSKLVFMIELRFDDAVAATLHPGQPVDVEFAP, from the coding sequence ATGAAGCAGCTGTTTCTCTCCCTCGGCGTCCTGGTCTTTATCCTCGGGCTGTGTGGCTGTGAGAAGCCACCGTCGAATGTGCTGCAAGGTTATGTGGAAGGTGAGTTTGTGTATGTGTCTGCGCCACTCGGTGGCAAGCTGACGAAGCTGAACGTTCAGCGTGGTGCGCAGGTGAAGCTGGGGGATGTGCTGTTTGCGCTGGAGGATGTCGCGGAGACGGCGGTGCGTGATGAAGCGGCGCAACGACTGCAGCAGGCGAAGAACACGCTGGAAGATGCGAAGAAAGGCAAGCGGCCAACCGAGATCGCATCTCTGGAGGCACAGCTGAAGCAGGCGCGCGAGGCCTCGGCTCTGGCGGAGATCGAGTTTGCGCGACAGATGGAGCTGACGAAGTCGGGCGCGGTGGCGGTGGACAGCACGGACCAGGCCCGCAGCGCGAACATTCAAAACCACAAACGCGTGGAGCAGTTGGAGGCGGATTTGAAGACCGCTAATCTGGGCATGCGAAGCGATGCTGTCGCTGCACTGGAAGCGGAGGTGAAGGCACGCGAGGCTACGCTGGCCAAGGCGGCGTGGGATCTCTCCCAAAAGCAGCAGAGCGCCCCGCAGGCCGGCGTGGTGAATGATACGCTGTATCGCGAGGGAGAGATGGTGGCGGCAAGCCGGCCCGTGGTGTCCCTGCTGCCGCCGGCCAACATCAAGGTGCGCACCTTTGTGCCGCAGACAAGGCTGGCAAAGCTGAAGGTGGGCGATGCGGTGAAGGTGCATCTGGATGGCGCGGCAGAAGCGCTGAATGCAAAGGTGAGCTTCATCGCCCCACAGGCCGAGTACACACCACCGGTGATCTACAGCCAGGAAAACCGCAGCAAGCTGGTCTTCATGATCGAGCTGCGCTTTGACGATGCCGTAGCGGCCACGCTGCATCCAGGACAGCCGGTGGATGTGGAATTCGCCCCCTAA
- a CDS encoding response regulator: MNTEETNADVLLVEDSLEDAELICRAMRKAGLGSRQHIARDGAEALDFLFPADSSKRSPPRLRLVLLDLKLPKVSGLEVLQRLKQDEHTRHFPVVVLTSSLEHVDVARCYALGVNSYLVKSMDPDHFSRTVQSAAKYWLQLNLALF, encoded by the coding sequence ATGAACACAGAAGAAACAAACGCCGATGTGCTCCTCGTGGAGGACAGCTTGGAGGATGCAGAGCTGATCTGCCGAGCCATGAGAAAAGCGGGGCTGGGAAGCCGGCAGCACATCGCGCGAGACGGAGCCGAGGCTCTGGATTTTTTGTTTCCTGCAGACTCCTCCAAGCGCAGCCCTCCACGGCTCAGGCTGGTGCTGCTGGATCTCAAGCTGCCCAAAGTCAGCGGCCTGGAGGTGCTGCAACGCCTCAAGCAGGATGAACACACCCGGCACTTCCCTGTGGTGGTGCTGACTTCCTCCCTGGAGCATGTGGATGTGGCGCGGTGCTATGCACTGGGAGTGAACAGCTATCTCGTGAAGTCCATGGACCCCGACCATTTTTCCCGAACCGTGCAGAGTGCCGCGAAATACTGGCTGCAGCTAAACCTTGCCCTCTTTTAA
- a CDS encoding helix-turn-helix transcriptional regulator, whose protein sequence is MPLPRLQAEFFARIADPQGVRAIFEHMPGVFFFMKDDQGRHIAANSATFERFGIKSERELVGAMDEKFFPSEVAKAYREDDQRVIRSGKPLINRLEVWYDEQRNLSWFLCTKLPVLDKRGKVIGVMGITRRDEDRMRHHDVREVTVALQYADQHCHEAMTTGDLARAVGVSERHLHRKLRAALGLSPYELLLRTRIQSAAEDLAKSSTPIIQIALDHGFCDQSAFTQQFRKRTGMTPKEFRRRHQG, encoded by the coding sequence ATGCCGCTGCCGCGCCTCCAAGCCGAGTTCTTCGCCCGGATCGCCGACCCCCAGGGCGTCCGCGCCATCTTTGAGCACATGCCCGGCGTCTTCTTTTTTATGAAGGACGACCAGGGGCGCCACATCGCCGCCAACAGCGCCACCTTTGAGCGCTTCGGCATCAAAAGTGAGCGAGAACTGGTTGGTGCGATGGATGAGAAATTTTTCCCGTCCGAGGTCGCCAAGGCCTACCGCGAAGACGATCAAAGAGTGATCCGCAGCGGCAAGCCGCTCATCAACCGCCTCGAAGTTTGGTACGATGAACAGCGCAACCTCAGCTGGTTTCTCTGCACCAAGCTTCCTGTGCTCGACAAACGTGGCAAGGTCATCGGCGTCATGGGCATCACCCGGCGCGATGAAGACCGAATGCGCCATCATGATGTGCGTGAGGTCACCGTCGCGCTCCAGTATGCGGACCAGCACTGCCATGAAGCCATGACGACAGGAGATCTGGCTCGTGCGGTGGGCGTGTCAGAGCGCCATCTGCACCGCAAGCTCCGCGCCGCTCTCGGCCTCAGTCCTTACGAGCTCTTGCTGCGCACGCGCATTCAGTCTGCCGCTGAGGACCTTGCTAAATCCTCCACTCCCATCATCCAGATCGCGCTGGATCATGGTTTCTGTGATCAGAGCGCCTTCACCCAGCAGTTCCGCAAACGCACTGGCATGACTCCCAAGGAGTTTCGCCGCAGGCATCAGGGTTGA